Proteins encoded within one genomic window of Chroicocephalus ridibundus chromosome 7, bChrRid1.1, whole genome shotgun sequence:
- the DERL2 gene encoding derlin-2, whose product MAYQTFRQEYLQVPPVTRAYTTACVLTTAAVQLELITPFQLYFNPELIFKHFQVWRLITNYLFFGPVGFNFLFNMIFLYRYCRMLEEGSFRGRTADFVFMFLFGGLLMTVFGLFVNLVFLGQAFTIMLVYVWSRRNPYVRMNFFGLLIFQAPFLPWVLMGFSLLLGNSIIVDLLGIAVGHIYFFLEDVFPNQPGGRRLLRTPSVLKAIFDTPEDDPNYNPLPEERPGGFAWGEGQRLGG is encoded by the exons ATGGCGTACCAGACCTTCCGGCAGGAGTACCTGCAGGTGCCGCCCGTGACGCGGGCCTACACCACGGCCTGCGTCCTTACCACCGCCGCCGTG caatTAGAACTAATCACGCCCTTTCAGCTGTATTTCAACCctgaattaatatttaaacaCTTTCAA GTATGGAGGTTAATCACAAACTACTTATTCTTTGGACCGGttggctttaattttttatttaacatgATCTTTTT ATATCGTTACTGCCGAATGCTTGAAGAAGGCTCTTTTCGAGGTCGGACGGCAGATTTTGTATTTATGTTCCTTTTTGGAGGACTTTTAATGact GTTTTTGGCCTGTTTGTGAACTTGGTTTTCTTGGGTCAGGCATTCACAATAATGCTCGTGTACGTATGGAGCCGCAGGAATCCCTATGTTCGTATGAACTTTTTTGGTCTTCTCATCTTTCAAGCCCCATTTCTACCTTGGGTATTGATGGGCTTTTCACTACTCCTGGGAAACTCCATCATTGTGGATCTCCTGG GCATTGCAGTGgggcatatatattttttcttagagGATGTCTTTCCCAATCAGCCTGGTGGAAGAAGGCTTCTGAGAACACCATCTGTCCT gaaagCAATATTTGATACACCAGAAGATGATCCTAATTACAATCCCTTGCCAGAAGAGCGACCGGGAGGATTTGCGTGGGGAGAAGGTCAGCGCCTTGGAGGCTAA
- the MIS12 gene encoding protein MIS12 homolog, whose translation MSVNPMAYEAQFFGFTPQTCMLRVYIAFQDYLFEMMLVVESVILKKLDGFPGCKISPCQIRKSTEKFLLFMKEHFDKLFSKMEEVLLQLVLNVPENVLLPEDKVHEQYPYTKEQFQALQDEIQQLQQQYRAEASAGQALQAELEEQKAVRAELEKILQWFDGLDNICREHGTSNFKESFAFLTQNSKRLQDVLKDVEKKSKRIKKHDQLL comes from the coding sequence ATGTCGGTCAACCCCATGGCCTACGAAGCGCAGTTCTTCGGCTTCACCCCCCAGACGTGCATGCTGCGCGTCTACATCGCCTTCCAGGACTACCTCTTCGAAATGATGCTGGTGGTGGAGAGCGTCATCCTGAAGAAGCTGGACGGGTTCCCCGGCTGTAAAATCAGCCCCTGCCAAATCCGGAAAAGCACGGAGAAATTCCTTCTCTTCATGAAGGAGCACTTTGACAAGCTCTTCAGTAAAATGGAAGAAGTGCTTCTGCAGCTGGTGTTAAACGTCCCTGAGAACGTGCTCCTTCCCGAGGACAAGGTCCACGAGCAATACCCCTACACCAAAGAACAGTTCCAGGCGCTTCAGGACGAgatccagcagctgcagcagcagtacAGGGCCGAGGCCTCCGCTGGGCAGGCGCTGCAAGCGGAGCTGGAAGAACAGAAGGCTGTTCGGGCTGAGCTTGAGAAGATTTTGCAGTGGTTTGATGGGCTTGACAATATCTGTAGGGAGCACGGGACCAGCAACTTCAAAGAAAGCTTTGCATTTTTGACGCAGAACTCTAAGAGACTGCAGGATGTGCTGAAAGatgttgaaaagaaaagcaaaagaattaaGAAGCACGATCAGTtattataa